One window from the genome of Macrobrachium rosenbergii isolate ZJJX-2024 chromosome 2, ASM4041242v1, whole genome shotgun sequence encodes:
- the Slimp gene encoding serine--tRNA synthetase-like protein Slimp: MFRTMISHVCVTRYWKHLGVILTRNSDILLPVSRFEYFHTVESLHSGNKGSALHVSGDRGQEVFGVLAPYLDISKALQNVSRLEDNISLRKMNLDIKQFSELWYKLESLRSHKDKLEGERTSVASTMKLLGKEKKELDLEKIQKLRAHGKEIREKLKVITKQVLTLEDRVVLLYLKLPNKLHHTACGVDKILISLFSKPCFKFRPEGHEVLGKMRSELEFIECSPTAYYLKGRLAMLELACNGYFSSIFKSYGFISHSNPDFVKGVVVEGSGINISEIEKVFMLSSHNSDGDPNAQYLVGGASVQAFASYFTKQVIDNCECLPQKLLAVGRSYSPVSCKGSGLFSSWQSTVVDGLVLFKNDPVVEETMINEILMAMVQCYTQLKIHFHIKQYGAHNLEPHESAAVGVQIYSPVTDMYWEVGRISVCGDYISKRLLILQKITSNSASFVSMIHVRICNVTRLLALIMENGQNKLGNYDIPDAVNKFMYI; this comes from the coding sequence ATGTTCAGAACTATGATTTCCCATGTCTGTGTCACTAGGTATTGGAAACATCTAGGAGTTATTTTGACAAGGAATTCAGATATATTACTGCCAGTCAGTAGGTTTGAATACTTTCATACTGTAGAATCTTTGCACAGTGGAAATAAAGGTTCAGCTTTGCATGTGTCTGGTGATAGAGGACAAGAAGTCTTTGGAGTTCTTGCTCCTTATCTAGATATTTCTAAAGCACTTCAAAATGTGTCCAGGCTTGAGGATAATATTAGCCTCCGTAAGATGAATCTGGACATAAAGCAGTTCAGTGAGCTTTGGTATAAATTAGAAAGTTTAAGATCACATAAGGATAAATTAGAGGGTGAAAGAACATCTGTAGCTAGCACAATGAAGCTCTtaggaaaggagaagaaagaactTGATTTAGAAAAGATTCAGAAATTAAGAGCCCATGGCAAAGAAATTCGGGAGAAATTGAAAGTTATTACAAAACAGGTTTTGACTTTGGAAGACAGAGTTGTTCTCCTGTACTTGAAATTGCCAAACAAATTACATCATACGGCATGTGGTGTAGATAAAATTCTTATTAGTTTATTCAGTAAACCCTGCTTCAAGTTCAGACCTGAAGGACATGAAGTATTAGGAAAAATGAGAAGTGAATTGGAATTTATTGAGTGCTCTCCAACTGCTTACTATTTGAAGGGCAGATTAGCAATGTTGGAATTGGCATGTAATGGctatttttcatcaatatttaaaagttaTGGTTTCATAAGCCACTCCAATCCAGATTTTGTTAAAGGAGTTGTTGTTGAAGGGAGTGGCATCAATATATCTGAAATTGAGAAAGTGTTCATGTTATCCAGTCATAATTCAGACGGTGATCCAAATGCTCAGTACCTTGTTGGTGGAGCTTCTGTACAAGCATTTGCCTCATATTTTACCAAGCAAGTAATTGATAATTGTGAGTGTTTGCCACAGAAATTATTGGCAGTTGGAAGAAGCTACTCCCCAGTATCATGTAAAGGTTCAGGGTTGTTTAGCAGTTGGCAGTCCACAGTTGTGGATGgtcttgttttatttaagaatgatCCTGTAGTTGAAGAGACCATGATTAATGAAATACTTATGGCTATGGTTCAGTGTTATACacagttaaaaatacattttcatattaaacaGTATGGAGCGCATAATTTAGAGCCACACGAATCTGCTGCTGTGGGAGTGCAAATTTATTCTCCAGTAACAGACATGTACTGGGAGGTTGGGAGAATATCAGTATGTGGAGATTATATCAGTAAGAGACTCCTTATTCTTCAGAAAATAACAAGTAATTCTGCAAGTTTTGTGTCCATGATCCACGTAAGAATTTGTAATGTTACTCGTCTTTTAGCACTTATAATGGAGAATGGGCAGAACAAATTGGGAAACTATGATATTCCTGATGCTGTAAATAAGttcatgtatatatga